Proteins encoded within one genomic window of Mesobacillus subterraneus:
- the panD gene encoding aspartate 1-decarboxylase, translated as MFRTMMNAKIHRARVTEANLNYVGSITIDTDILDAVGMVGNEKVQIVNNNNGARFETYIIPGERGSGVVCLNGAAARLVHEGDVVIIISYALVPEEKVLSHQPKVALMDENNRIVEMLHAEPERTVFL; from the coding sequence ATGTTCCGCACCATGATGAATGCTAAAATACATCGAGCTAGAGTAACTGAAGCCAATTTGAACTATGTCGGCAGCATCACGATCGACACCGATATCCTCGACGCAGTCGGGATGGTAGGTAATGAAAAGGTTCAAATTGTTAACAATAACAATGGAGCGCGTTTCGAAACTTATATTATTCCTGGGGAAAGAGGGAGCGGAGTGGTTTGCCTGAATGGTGCAGCAGCACGTCTAGTTCATGAAGGTGACGTTGTAATCATCATCTCCTATGCGCTTGTCCCTGAAGAGAAGGTTCTGTCTCACCAGCCAAAAGTAGCATTGATGGATGAGAATAACCGCATAGTTGAAATGCTCCATGCTGAACCTGAAAGAACGGTTTTCCTATAG
- the panC gene encoding pantoate--beta-alanine ligase, protein MKIIRTITEMQEQMQKMKSEGKSIGYVPTMGFLHEGHISLMKTARPENDVLVLSIFVNPLQFGPAEDLDAYPRDFERDHLIAEDQGVDFIFYPSVEEMYPDNASVKVTVVDRTNVLCGKSRPGHFDGVATVLIKLFNIIQPTRAYFGLKDAQQVAVVDGLIKDFNFSIELIQVETVREEDDLAKSSRNVYLREDERQQAVELSRSLEMARLSIGRGERNPDELVGMMKHHIHENTSGIVDYIEIYSYPELQELETVKGKVIIALAVKFLKARLIDNIILEVE, encoded by the coding sequence ATGAAAATCATTAGAACAATCACCGAGATGCAGGAACAGATGCAAAAAATGAAATCTGAAGGTAAATCCATTGGTTATGTTCCAACCATGGGTTTCCTGCATGAAGGACATATATCATTGATGAAGACGGCGCGTCCGGAAAATGACGTTCTTGTCCTGAGCATTTTCGTGAATCCCCTTCAATTCGGTCCTGCGGAGGATCTGGACGCCTATCCACGTGATTTCGAACGTGACCATCTAATTGCGGAGGATCAGGGAGTAGATTTCATTTTCTATCCATCTGTTGAGGAAATGTATCCGGATAATGCTTCGGTAAAAGTAACTGTAGTTGACCGCACAAATGTCCTTTGCGGTAAATCAAGGCCCGGACATTTTGACGGGGTAGCAACTGTCTTAATCAAGCTGTTTAATATCATCCAGCCAACGAGGGCATATTTTGGCCTCAAGGATGCACAGCAGGTCGCTGTCGTCGATGGTCTGATCAAGGATTTCAATTTTTCAATAGAATTGATTCAGGTTGAAACAGTTCGTGAAGAGGATGACCTTGCAAAAAGTTCGAGGAATGTCTATCTAAGGGAAGATGAAAGACAGCAGGCAGTTGAACTTAGCAGAAGCCTGGAGATGGCGAGGCTCTCCATTGGAAGAGGCGAAAGAAATCCGGATGAACTTGTTGGAATGATGAAACATCATATCCATGAGAATACGTCAGGTATCGTTGATTATATTGAAATCTATTCTTATCCTGAGCTGCAAGAGTTAGAGACAGTGAAGGGAAAAGTGATCATTGCCCTTGCGGTGAAGTTTTTGAAGGCAAGGCTGATTGACAACATCATTTTAGAAGTAGAATAA
- the panB gene encoding 3-methyl-2-oxobutanoate hydroxymethyltransferase, which produces MKQTTDFLKMKQTGNKIVMVTAYDYPSAKHAEQAEADLILVGDSLGMVVLGYDSTIPVTMEDMIHHSKAVRRGAGNTFIVVDLPFMSYHLSVKDTLINAARIMQETGANAVKLEGADEVIYHINALTKAGVPVVAHLGLTPQSVGVLGGYKVQGRSADAAKKLIDDAKKCEEAGAFAVVLECVPKQIAEQVSQAITIPTIGIGAGAEVDGQVLVYHDIITYGVDRVPKFVKQYTNVNELISSGLSAYVAEVRLKAFPEDKHSFTMKEEELQALYGGKE; this is translated from the coding sequence ATGAAACAAACAACTGATTTCTTAAAAATGAAGCAAACAGGCAACAAGATCGTCATGGTGACAGCCTACGATTATCCTTCAGCCAAGCATGCCGAACAGGCCGAAGCTGATTTAATCCTTGTAGGCGATTCCCTTGGAATGGTGGTGCTCGGCTATGATTCGACTATACCAGTGACAATGGAGGACATGATCCACCATTCGAAAGCTGTCAGGCGAGGAGCAGGCAATACATTCATCGTTGTCGATTTGCCATTTATGAGTTATCATCTGTCAGTCAAAGACACGCTTATAAACGCTGCAAGAATCATGCAGGAAACAGGGGCAAATGCCGTAAAATTAGAGGGTGCTGATGAGGTCATTTATCATATAAACGCACTGACCAAGGCAGGAGTTCCTGTAGTAGCGCATCTTGGCCTCACTCCGCAGTCTGTCGGGGTACTAGGTGGTTATAAAGTCCAGGGGCGAAGCGCTGATGCAGCAAAAAAATTAATTGATGACGCAAAAAAATGCGAAGAGGCAGGAGCCTTTGCAGTCGTGCTCGAATGCGTCCCTAAACAGATAGCCGAACAGGTCAGCCAGGCCATTACTATCCCGACGATAGGTATCGGGGCGGGAGCGGAGGTTGACGGACAGGTACTTGTATACCACGATATAATCACTTATGGCGTGGACAGGGTACCTAAATTTGTGAAACAATATACGAATGTGAATGAACTAATCTCTTCCGGGCTCAGTGCCTATGTTGCAGAAGTAAGGCTTAAGGCCTTCCCGGAAGATAAACATAGCTTTACCATGAAAGAAGAAGAATTGCAGGCATTGTACGGGGGAAAAGAATGA
- the bshA gene encoding N-acetyl-alpha-D-glucosaminyl L-malate synthase BshA gives MKKLKIGITCYPTVGGSGVVATELGKLLAEKGHEIHFISSSLPFRLKKMYRNIYSHEVEVNQYSVFQYPPYDIALTSKIAEVAVLENLDVLHVHYAIPHAVCAILARQMSGRDLKIVTTLHGTDITVLGYDPSLTDAIRFGIEKSDYVTAVSNSLIQQTHDLIKPNKEIGCVYNFIDTRINKRTDSSELRNEFGILPEEKVVIHVSNFRPVKRVQDVIKTFAGIAEKMPAKLLLVGDGPEMKIVCNLASELGIRDKVLLLGKQERVEELYSLSDLMLLLSEKESFGLVALEAMACGVPCIGTNVGGIPEVIVDGKTGYICELGHIEEITEKAIELLSNPEIHKQFAENSIERAEKSFSAEQIVSEYESIYYNLIRQDQQ, from the coding sequence ATGAAGAAACTTAAAATAGGCATCACTTGCTATCCCACGGTAGGTGGTTCTGGTGTTGTCGCAACAGAACTCGGGAAGCTGCTGGCGGAGAAAGGTCATGAGATTCATTTCATCTCCTCGAGTCTTCCTTTTCGCCTGAAAAAAATGTACCGAAATATTTATTCTCATGAAGTTGAAGTCAATCAATACTCAGTCTTTCAATACCCTCCATATGATATTGCGCTGACCAGCAAGATTGCAGAGGTCGCAGTTTTGGAGAATTTAGATGTTCTTCACGTCCATTATGCCATTCCTCATGCTGTGTGTGCTATATTGGCTCGCCAGATGAGCGGGCGTGATTTGAAGATTGTCACAACGCTTCATGGCACGGATATTACTGTACTTGGATACGATCCATCACTCACTGATGCCATACGATTCGGGATTGAAAAATCGGATTACGTTACAGCTGTGTCCAATTCTCTCATCCAGCAAACTCATGATTTGATCAAACCAAACAAAGAAATTGGCTGTGTGTACAACTTCATAGACACTCGGATCAATAAACGGACAGATTCCTCAGAACTAAGAAATGAATTTGGAATCCTTCCTGAAGAGAAAGTGGTCATCCATGTATCCAATTTCCGACCTGTTAAAAGAGTCCAGGATGTGATCAAAACATTCGCAGGCATCGCAGAAAAAATGCCGGCTAAGCTTTTACTTGTAGGGGATGGACCGGAAATGAAGATTGTATGCAATCTTGCGAGTGAATTGGGGATTCGCGACAAAGTCCTGCTGCTTGGAAAACAGGAGAGGGTAGAGGAACTATATTCATTAAGTGATTTGATGCTTCTTCTCTCCGAAAAGGAAAGTTTCGGGTTAGTAGCTTTAGAAGCAATGGCTTGCGGCGTCCCTTGTATTGGTACGAATGTAGGAGGTATACCTGAAGTGATTGTGGACGGAAAGACAGGTTACATTTGCGAATTAGGACATATCGAAGAGATAACGGAAAAAGCTATTGAATTACTCTCAAATCCGGAAATTCACAAGCAATTTGCGGAGAACTCGATTGAACGGGCAGAAAAGAGCTTTAGCGCTGAACAAATAGTATCTGAATATGAAAGCATCTACTATAATCTCATTAGGCAGGATCAACAATGA
- a CDS encoding biotin--[acetyl-CoA-carboxylase] ligase has translation MAERVQSEIRKKLIDAFTKNETEYLSGQHLADIAGCTRTAVWKHIEELRKEGFEFEAVRRKGYKIISIPDNMSADKITLGLNTEFLGRNLHYHDSVESTQKIAYKLAYDRAEEGTVVIAEEQTAGRGRMDRKWHSPKLTGIWMSIILRPKIPIPKAPQLTLITAVGVVQAIEEVTGLLPEIKWPNDILINGKKITGILTELQAESDRINSIIIGIGINVNSGTEDFPEDIRTIASSLAIESGKIVNREKLIRTILEKLEKLYLLYLEKGFFPIKLMWESYAISIGKQITARTLNGEIKGKAIGITEDGVLLIEDAKGEIHNIYSADIQIEG, from the coding sequence ATGGCTGAGCGCGTCCAATCTGAGATCAGAAAGAAATTGATAGATGCTTTTACGAAAAATGAAACTGAATATCTATCCGGGCAACATCTGGCTGACATTGCCGGCTGTACACGTACCGCGGTGTGGAAGCATATCGAGGAGCTTCGCAAGGAAGGTTTTGAATTTGAGGCGGTCAGAAGAAAAGGATACAAAATCATTTCAATTCCTGACAATATGTCCGCAGATAAAATAACCCTCGGTTTAAACACTGAATTTCTTGGCAGGAATTTGCACTATCATGACAGCGTGGAGTCCACTCAAAAAATTGCTTATAAACTTGCTTATGATCGTGCTGAAGAGGGAACTGTGGTGATTGCTGAAGAGCAAACTGCAGGGAGAGGGAGGATGGACCGGAAATGGCATTCTCCCAAATTAACAGGTATATGGATGAGCATCATCCTCAGGCCGAAAATCCCAATCCCAAAGGCTCCGCAGCTGACCTTGATCACTGCAGTGGGAGTTGTGCAGGCTATAGAGGAAGTAACAGGCCTATTGCCAGAAATAAAATGGCCGAATGATATTCTCATTAACGGCAAGAAAATTACCGGAATCCTAACTGAGCTTCAGGCTGAATCAGATCGGATTAATTCAATCATTATTGGAATCGGCATCAACGTCAATTCAGGCACAGAAGATTTCCCTGAAGATATCCGAACAATCGCTTCGTCGCTCGCCATTGAATCTGGAAAAATCGTAAACAGAGAAAAGTTGATCAGGACCATACTTGAAAAATTAGAAAAACTGTATTTGCTTTATCTGGAAAAAGGCTTTTTCCCGATAAAGCTAATGTGGGAAAGCTACGCTATAAGCATCGGCAAGCAAATTACTGCAAGAACCCTGAATGGGGAAATCAAAGGGAAAGCCATCGGGATTACTGAAGACGGAGTTCTTTTGATTGAGGATGCAAAAGGGGAAATTCACAACATTTACTCCGCAGATATTCAGATAGAAGGTTAA
- a CDS encoding CCA tRNA nucleotidyltransferase produces the protein MIGQPFIQAVPVLKLIEDAGYEAYFVGGSVRDYILGREISDVDIATSALPEELKGIFPKTTDVGIEHGTILVHYKGEHYEITTFRSEQGYSDFRRPDKVSFIRSLNEDLQRRDFTMNAIAMDKEGTIIDPFSGKDAINKKEIVTVGNPDERFGEDALRMLRAVRFQSQLSFSIGKQTLESLAGLCHLLENIAVERKTVEFEKLLIGPDRSEAVQLLAKSGMIQYLPGLKGRKEEVIRFSKLFREKIQLVESWVLLVSELGLKDKEIDGFLRGWKLPVQKTKRIKQIHSLLVYRLENDWKLESIYNAGLEDAISAEIVYASLKNISDSTETIRELHGVLPIKHRKELNVTGNDVMSWLNRQPGPWLREFLEEIERSVIYGIVPNEKEKIKEWLSASNLRSERN, from the coding sequence ATGATTGGTCAGCCATTCATACAGGCAGTGCCTGTCCTTAAGTTAATTGAGGATGCTGGGTATGAAGCGTATTTTGTCGGCGGGTCTGTCAGGGATTACATCCTCGGTCGCGAAATATCCGATGTTGATATAGCTACTTCAGCATTACCGGAGGAGCTAAAAGGAATTTTCCCTAAAACTACTGATGTAGGAATTGAACATGGAACCATTCTTGTACATTATAAAGGTGAGCATTATGAAATAACGACCTTCCGTTCCGAGCAAGGGTATAGCGACTTCAGAAGACCGGACAAAGTTTCTTTTATCCGGTCATTAAATGAGGATCTCCAGCGGCGTGACTTCACGATGAATGCAATAGCTATGGACAAAGAAGGGACCATAATTGATCCTTTTTCGGGCAAAGATGCGATAAATAAAAAAGAAATTGTGACAGTAGGCAATCCGGATGAACGTTTCGGTGAAGATGCATTGAGGATGCTGAGGGCTGTTAGATTCCAGTCACAATTATCTTTTTCGATTGGAAAACAGACCCTGGAATCGCTTGCGGGTCTCTGTCATCTACTGGAAAACATAGCGGTAGAACGCAAAACTGTAGAATTCGAGAAATTGCTTATTGGGCCAGACAGAAGCGAAGCGGTCCAATTGCTGGCGAAGAGTGGGATGATTCAATATTTGCCTGGATTGAAAGGTCGTAAGGAAGAAGTAATACGTTTTTCAAAACTATTTAGAGAAAAAATCCAGTTAGTGGAATCATGGGTTCTGCTGGTATCTGAATTAGGACTGAAGGATAAAGAAATTGACGGATTTCTGAGAGGATGGAAGCTTCCAGTCCAAAAAACTAAAAGGATCAAACAAATTCATTCTTTGTTAGTATATCGTCTCGAAAATGATTGGAAATTGGAATCGATTTATAATGCAGGGCTGGAAGATGCCATTAGCGCTGAAATAGTGTATGCCTCCCTTAAAAATATCAGTGACAGCACTGAAACAATCAGGGAATTGCATGGGGTGCTTCCAATTAAGCATCGAAAGGAATTGAATGTTACGGGGAATGATGTTATGTCCTGGCTGAACAGACAGCCTGGTCCCTGGCTGCGAGAGTTTCTTGAGGAAATCGAACGTTCTGTAATTTATGGCATCGTGCCAAATGAGAAGGAGAAAATAAAGGAATGGCTGAGCGCGTCCAATCTGAGATCAGAAAGAAATTGA